In Alnus glutinosa chromosome 7, dhAlnGlut1.1, whole genome shotgun sequence, the sequence TACTGCCTTGAACGCAATAATTTATTCTCGATCAAGCTTGCTGTATACTTTGCAACACATGATGAACCAGCCTCAGTGCAAGAGAAAGCATGAGTATGGACCCTCTCAATTGATAGAGCAATGCCCGGGACATGCTTGGAAATCTGTTAGTGCAAAAGATAGGTGTAAGATAACCACAGACAGTCAAATTGAAGAATGGCAGGAGCCAAGGggaaaaaatagaggaaaatatATATCTCTCTAGAGAAGCTAAACATTATCGAACAGATTGGCAATAATAATCATACTTGTCACTAAAGCAGTTATAATCATCACCATAAGTATTGCTGTGGAATTCTACATTAACATCATTTCACTCTTTCTAGGTGTGTAATATCAGCTACAATTAATCACAATCAACCATCCCATTTTATTAAGGATTCCAATTATATTTTGTCTACTTGAGAGCATCATCAATAAAGTCACATTACTACTCAAGCACTCATTTGTCTGACACAAATAACAATCACTATTCTCAGATGATAATGATTGTCATTTACAGCGTATCACCATTAAACTCatgaatatatattattgaggTAACCACGAACAACAAACAAGGAGTAAGAAGCTTTATTCCTTAAGTTTCAAAAGAAACTAGTATGATCCACTCGTTTAATTATCTTATACACACATATAAACTTGAGGGGTATGAGGATGAAAAGAAGGGGAGGGGGGAGACCACATTTAGAGGGCCATGGTTGAGCACATATTCCAAGATACAAACTCAAACGTGTGGTTGACCCATGCACACATTGCACATGCTCAATATCCCTTTGAGGTTTTCAGAAAAAGAATAAACTCCTATAACTTGCATACACATAAACAAACATGTAAGCATCCATCACACACCTCTTCAAACATTTGAAGTGGACCCCAGTGATCATCAACACCAAACAAAAATGCCAGTTTCTCCTGCTTTTCTCTTACAAATGCCCAATCTGGTGTTTCTGTAAGCTACCATAAAATGCATTTAGTCAGCACAAATTTGTGAATATAGTTTAGTACTCTCATACGAATAATGCAGTAATCAAAGTCTTTTATTGGAGTAAGAGGCAATCTATGCATCTTTATCAATTGACTTGTTTGTAAgaaacaaattacaaaaattatgaCATAGGTAATATAGACCACCACCATCAGGGAAACATAAACACTTAAATGCACATACAGCCAATTTAAGTAATAGGCAAGGAAATTCACATTCTTCCTTCGTTTGagtctaaaaatatatatgttctgAAATTGGTAAGACGctaaccaccccccccccccagaaagaaagaaagaaaaaaaagaacacatATTACTCGCATGATGATATACAGTAATTCAAAGATTGAAGTATCAGCAATCCAGCATTTACTAGGTCAAAATTTCCTATTCAATGGTAAAGAGGAATGCATGGCCAGTGAAAATGCATACGTAACATGAACCAAGTATGCAAGAGGGTGTGCACTTGCTACATAGAGAAACATAATTCTCAAAGTGTATCAACTGGTTTTGCAGGGGTAACCAAATTTGAAGAACACCCAAACAGAAGTTGAAACTGCTTTTACACAATTACTGCCAGAATAGGTGTACTAGTGGTTTTTGGGGAAAAGGATGACAAATTTATTGGAAGAACAGCTGTAAGAATAGGAAACTGGTATAACTTTATATAATACGATAAACAAAATGACTATATTCAAAGAGCCACTTCAGCATGACCTGAATTGCTCAGCCAGGGTTGGGCAGAACAGTATTGCAAGTACTAGTAGAAATGCATTCCTTGTATTAAAATGTTTGATTGCTGTAATTGTGACGTCTCAGGAGAATTGAGGACAAATTTtcacaatatatattttcttgaaaagaaAAACTGTTACCTTTCTGAACTCTGTCATTGCCATAAAGATTACATTCCGCATAGTATGATACTGAAAATAAAAGAGTGGAAGTTAATTCAGAGATTTAAGACGCATACACACCCACAGACAGAAATAAAACCTTTTAATCTCAACTAATTGAGTCACCCACTGTGATGCACACATGAAACACATATCCAGATAACTTATTATATGTAAAGGagcctaatttttatttcttttttttttccagaaataCTAGTAGAATGTCCACTTAACAGGACACCATCAGTACAGAAATAGATCAACCATAAGAAATATTAAACGCTCAAATTGGTTTTTCATACTTTCTGAGAACTTTATTTGCAAACTATGAAGCCAACCGTCATATTTCTATCATGGATAAAACTTCACCTGCACCAAGTGTGAGCAAGCAGCCTCAACTGCCGCAGCTGACCATGACTTCCCGAGAGAGTTTGTCAAAATAAACCTCAAAGCCCTGACTGGTAAAAATCCCAATGATGCCACAATGACACTAactaaaacacttaaaactcgTGACCTGAAACCAGAACAAGTATCAATGTATCATTGATCCCTAAAGTGCTTTAATGTTAGACTGTCAAAGGTTTAACAGAACCAATTGATATACATTATGAACAAGTGGAGGCAAAAACTCATACTCATTAGGTCATTACCCAATGTGTTTTTAATTgataaacatctatcataaaccATTGGCCCTAGTCCAAATACTTTCAGGCTACACTGGGCTGCCTGGTGAGCCACCCAGTCCTCTTCACACGTAGAATGTAAAGTAAGGGGATGGGGAATGATGTTACTAATAACAAAGAAAGAATTTTACGCTGTGATCTTCCCAATAATAGACTGCTCCTTGGATTGTGGGTTGAGTGCCAAAAATGGATATAGCCCAATGCAATATGCCACCTATAATCCCAGTCAAAATGTCAACAAATGGGCTCCTTAAAGTGAGAAGAATAGGAGGAGGTAGCATGATGATACCGAAcgaataaaatttcaaatttaagtTGTCATTACCTTCTCTGAGGACCTCCTAAGCATATCAATAGCTATGTATGAACCAATAGAGTGCCCAACCTTCACAGAGAAATTACATGTCAGCCACTAAGAATTTCAGGGCAGAAACCAATCAACTTCCACTATTATGTTCTTTCATGGGATCGCAGCAAATAGTCCTAATGATTCAATGACTTTGCTCTAAGCCAAAGGAGCTAATTAAAGGATTACAGAAATAAAAGAGATCACTGACTGAAAACGACCTATGGGCACAAAGCAACAACTCCATGCAAATAATTATAGCTCAGAAACTGGAATTTATTGACTATTTCCCACCAGCCAATCACCCAACAAAGACAGGCAATAATATTGTTATTTACAAAGCGATTTCTATCAATGTCCAAAACTCTTCTTTAACAAGAGAAATGCAGTATGAAGAACAGAATAATGAGAAACTCGTTGAAAATTTGGGAACACAGTATATgttaatcaataaaaaaatcattcctAGCCTATGAAAACTTTAGATATAAAATCTCCTGCACAGGAGGCTGGGAAGATATTGTTGAAACCACCTTAGAGttagttgattttttgtttttttgataagtaataaacttgtcttatttaaagcgtaaggcgcctctaagtacaccagaagtatacaagagaaagcacctaactagaaagcgaaaaataAACAAGGAAATCACTAAAACTAAGCGACAAAGGGGACACAAAAGTCaccatccaaagatacaaagtatgaaaaaaagaagctaaaatatcctccaaagACCTCTCAAAATCCTCGAAACgcctattatttctttccttccaaacacatcAAAGAAGGAATGTTGACACCATTTTGCAAATCGCAACACTCCTCGGCCTTCCAgacgtccaccaacaagcaaacaagtcagtgactctcctaggcataacccaagacaaaccaaAACACGTAAAGAGAGCAATCCACAGAGCGTAAGCCACATCGcatgtagaagaagaagataatccGCCGATTCCCCATTttgcttgcacatgcaacatctatccaccaaaATAACATGCCTCTTCCTGAGGTTATTCATTGTAAAGATCTTACCTAGAGCCACCAACCACGCAAAATAAACCGCCCACGTAGGAGCTTGAGTCACTTCTACATTAGCAAAATATCAATTCTCGGATGTGCTTAtgcaccccaaaaaaaaattatatatgatgTGAAGATTGACAAGTATACACTAATCCATTTGAATCACAGACTGGCAAGAATACACAACAG encodes:
- the LOC133872307 gene encoding uncharacterized protein LOC133872307, with product MLLRPNARPLCLSSLSFHARRSYRSKCASKDMAQDELDSSRTKTRADFRLCSVSSYTTELLEISADDPKIHVLFIPGNPGVVSFYKDFVESLYEFLGGHASVTAIGHISHTKKNWERGKLFSLEEQIDHKMDYIKQELENTEVPILLVGHSIGSYIAIDMLRRSSEKVAYCIGLYPFLALNPQSKEQSIIGKITASRVLSVLVSVIVASLGFLPVRALRFILTNSLGKSWSAAAVEAACSHLVQYHTMRNVIFMAMTEFRKLTETPDWAFVREKQEKLAFLFGVDDHWGPLQMFEEISKHVPGIALSIERVHTHAFSCTEAGSSCVAKYTASLIENKLLRSRQ